A genomic segment from Arcobacter sp. CECT 8986 encodes:
- a CDS encoding DnaJ domain-containing protein: MEKEEFERAVDLFGILTKTSKKELKQKYLKLSKKYHPDTPTGSDEKFQELKEAYELLLAYIENYRFSFEEDEFKEQYPSFTNYKNWNI; this comes from the coding sequence ATGGAAAAAGAAGAGTTTGAAAGGGCTGTTGATTTATTTGGTATTTTGACTAAAACTTCCAAAAAAGAATTAAAACAAAAATATTTAAAGTTATCAAAAAAATATCATCCAGATACTCCCACTGGAAGTGATGAAAAATTTCAAGAATTAAAAGAAGCCTACGAACTTTTATTAGCTTATATTGAAAATTATAGATTTAGTTTTGAAGAAGATGAGTTCAAAGAACAGTATCCATCTTTTACAAACTATAAAAATTGGAATATTTAA